The DNA region taaaataacccAATTCTGACGAATTTACTGTTTCATATACATAATCAGTTAGGCAAGGTAagcaaaaataacaatgaaagAAAGTCCGACCAAATACTATTCCattcaatgtttgtttataaacTACAAGGTCACATCATGAATCTGAAGAATCGTTTACAGAATTGTACTGAGAAACAAACCGACAAGTGTAACACAGGCGGACGATCGTAGAAGTGTTACATATAATGTAGAACAAACTGCACGCCAATGCGTAAATTTCGAGGAATTAGACGTAATTTTGACGATCCAGAATAAAACATTTGAATACACAATAGGTACAACCCTATTCGTCGCTACCAAGCCACCATTTCCTCCGAAGCCGTACCCGAAAACACTCGCATCCCCCAAGCAACTGTTCCAATAGAACGAACGCAAGGAAATCGGGTGTGTGGAGCTGTCTGCTTACGGATGTATATATAGTACCTAGCACTGAAACAGGAAACCAGTTCAAATGGTCGTAGTGAGTGGTGAACACCACTAGTGCAGTACGAACAATGGATCGCTATCTACTGTCATGCTTGTTGCTCGTGTGTATGGTGCTGGGTGAGTGCAGTGATACAAGATTCCGTCGGTCGTCGAGATGATttagttgtgtttttctcacTTTTACCTTCACAGCCTACCCTTCGGAGATAGCGGCTCAAAGTAAGTGATTTTCTATCAGTTTTATACGCTTGCCCTCCCCAAAATCGGACAAAACTCTGTGTGCTCACTGAACGTGTGCTATTTTCCTTTTCGCAGGGTCACGCGTCTGTTTCGCTCAGTCTGGCGACTACACCACTGCCACATCGATAGGCTTCTGCTCGCATGCAGTCTACATTGCACTGAACCCGACCTCTAAAGCCTTTGTGGGGATACTAAACCCTGCCAACGATGCAGATGATCTGCTAGGTCAGTGTTAAAGTTTCTGTATTTCTGGGTCGAATTTGGTAATGCTAGATGCCATATGGGTTTTAATGGTCGTGCATTTCATTTCAGGCGGTATCAGAAAGTTCGCTAATCTCAAAAAGACATACCCCTACGTGGACTTGTACATGGGCGTGTTGGGAAGTATTTCTGCGGGAAACATTCTGTGGCTGAATCAGCAAGCATCGCGTAAAACGTTTATCGATCTGCTTATTACAAAGATGGCATCGTATCCTGAAATGAGCGGCGTCTACTTGGATTTCGATGGGCTCACCAATTTGTACCAGGCGAGTACTGACACGTAGATGTCACTATCGGTGCAGCTCCTGGCTACAATGGCTTCCATTCTTTTCATTCATAGAATTGGTATGCTCTGTTCGTTGCTGAGTTAAATACGGCTCTTACCGCTAAGAACCTGAAGCTTATTACCGCCTTACCGTGGGATGCAAGTGCGAGTGGCGATATTTACTACAGCTCAACCCTCTCCACTCTGCCGTTCAACGTGATCAAAACGCACGAGGAAATGTACTCAGCGGTCGCTACCACTACCACGCGCCCGATCAGCCCGCTGTTTTCACTGGCCGCACCGTTTAAcgacgaaacgaaaacaatcgtAAGTAGTGGTTTGTGCAGCATTGAGATGAATGATACGTGTTTGTGAAGTGAGACCGTTAAACGTGTGCCATTTCTGTGGTTTTCAGTATAACAATGTGTTTCGGTGGGTGTTGAAGGGATTTTTGACAACCCAGCTCGTTGTTAGCTTGCCTATGTACAGTTTGAAATTTACTACATCAGGTGGATCACAATTTGGTTCTGCTATGACCGCTGTTACAAAGGATACATATTGTAACGTAAGTATACATATACGTTAATACAATATACTTCGTTAGCCAGTGAAGTTGGGTTTTTCCAATGCTTCTTTCATCTCATTTTTCGTGTGTGAAACTCTAGGCTTTGTTATTTGGATCGAAAAATACTCTTGGAGCGCCCCAAGCCGGGGAAGGCTTTGCCTACAGCACATCCACGTTTTACACTTACAACACTCCCGCATCTCTTGTCGATAAGCTACAGTTTGTTATAGCAACCAACATGGGCGGTGTAGGCGTATATTCGCTAGATCAAGCTGGTAGCCAAAATGCTGAAATGCTTCGTCAGGTGACAAGCGTTCTAGCACCAACACCACCCGCCTCAGTATCATACCCTCCAGTAGGAGATGCGATGTGTGGTGTTCCGGTTACGTTTCCAGCACCGCTAACAACGACAACAGTTGCAACGACTACTGCTGCAGTCACCACTACTGCTGCAGCCACCACTACTGCTGCAGCCACCACTACTGCTGCAGCCACCACTACTGCTGCAGCCACCACTACTGCTGCAGCCACCACTACTGCTGCAGCCACCACTACTGCTGCAGCCACCActactgctgcagctgcaagtaccactgctgctgcaggaagtaccactgctgcaggaggaagtaccactgctgctggaggtAGTACCACTGCTACAGGAGGAAGCACAACTGCTGCTGGCGGTAGTACCACTGTTGCTGGCGGTAGTaccactgctgctggcggtagtaccactgctgctggcggtagtaccactgctgctggaggaagcacaactgctgctggcggtagtactactgctgctggaggtagtaccactgctgctggaggaagCACCACTGTTGCAGGAGGAAGCACAACTGTTGCAGGAGGAAGTACAACTGCTGCAGGAGGAAGCAcaactgctgctggaggaagTACTATTGCTGCTGGAGGAAGTACTACTGCTGCAGGAGGAAGCACAACTGCTGCAGGAGGAAGCACAACTGCTGCTGGCGGTAGTACCACTGCTGCAGGAGGTAGTaccactgctgctggaggaagTACTACTGCTGCAGGAGGAAGCAcaactgctgctggaggtAGTACCACTGCTGCAGGAGGAAGCACAACTGCTGCAGGAGGAAGCAtaactgctgctggaggaagcacaactgctgctggaggaagCACAACAGCTGCAGGAGGTAGTACTACTGCTGCAGGAGGAAGTACAACTGCTGCAGGAGGTAGTaccactgctgctggcggTAGTACCACTGCAGCTGGAGGAAGTACTACTGTTGCAGGAGGAAGCAcaactgctgctggaggtAGTACCACTGCTGCAGGAGGAAGCACAACTGCTGCAGGAGGAAGCACAACTGCTGCAGGAGGTAGTACCACTGCTGCAGGAGGTAGTACTACTACTGCAGGAGGAAGTACAACTGCTGCAGGAGGTAGTaccactgctgctggcggTAGTACCACTGCAGCTGGAGGAAGCACAACTGCTGCAGGAGGAAGCACAACTGCTGCAGGAGGAagtacaacagcagcaggaggtaGTACAACTGCTGCAGGAGGTAGTACCACTGCGGCAGGAGGAAGTACCACTGCTGCAGGAGGAAGTACTACTGCTGCAGGAGGAAGCAcaactgctgctggaggtAGTACCACTGCTGCAGGAGGAAGTaccactgctgctggaggtAGTACTACTGCTGCGGGAGGAAGTACCACTGCTGCAGGAGGAAGCACAACTGTTGCTGGAGGAAGTACTACTGGTGCAGGAGGTAGTaccactgctgctggcggTAGTACCACTGCAGCTGGAGGAAGCACAACTGCTGCAGGAGGAAGTAGCACTGCTGCAGGAGGAAGTACCACTGCTGCAGGAGGAAGTACAACTGCTGCAGGAGGTAGTACCACTGCTGCAGGAGGAAGTACCACTGCTGCAGGAGGAAGTACCACTGCTGCAGGAGGTAGTACAACAGCTGCTGGTGGTAGCaccactgctgctggaggaagCACTACTCCATCAAACTCAGCATCGTCAACTACGCCATCAACCGGTGCATCATCAACCACGCCTTCCACGGCAGGTACAACGATCGCTGCATCGCCTGCTACCTGCAATATTACGGTGAAGGAAGATTACGGAACTCTGGTCGCGGAATACTGTACGAACTTAAAGGCGATTGCATCGTACATGCAAGGAGCTACCTGTGGTGTAGTGGCTTAACTCAAACCGTTCTACCAGTGAGTTGAAGCAATGGTTTTAGAGAGTTAGGTCTGGCGGAAACGACCAGCTTTGATAGATCGTGGCTTCTTGTTGTGTGTAAACAACTTTTAGGTGGTGTTCATACCTAAGTGGAATGCCGCAGGTGGCAGAAGCCAGTGTTGGGATTTGTTGAGGGTATTATGTtctaagtaaaataaattcaattaatcTAATTTCCGCATTTTCCGTATCAGTTGAGACATGCTTGCCATACTTTGCAAAAAAAGCGGTAATGCTACTACTAAGGTATTACAATATGAAAGGTTACTTATCTATGCGCCACAGTCCCCTCTGGAACAGTATTGCGTAGCCGGACGGACGACTTAGCTTACCtagaaggagaagaaagcaTACAATCAATTAAGCAACCGCTGATAGCAAACATTTGGTTTCGGTTTGGTTTCGGTGTTTAGTAACGGGCAGGAAGCAGCAGAAGGCCATCTAGTGTATTATGCCCCACCGCCCCCAACCCGATCAGGCAGGCGAGTAGGGCGGGAGAACTTTTGTCGATTTGTGAAACGGGGCGGAATACAATAACAAAGGTGGATGGAGCAGGCgggggcaaacaaaaaaaaaaagcgcaaacCACCCGGGGAATGAGAAATGGTGCCAAATCGTACAGGAAGGATGCGGATGCGGCAGCGTAAGCACTGCtaaacggtggtggtggtacactGTTAGGCTTCTTACCTGCAACGCCTTCCTGCACTTTAGCCGAGAAGATTTTTCACAGTAAGCAAATGACATAAAAGGATGATTGATCTGCAAAATACAGTGATGAAATGATACGTGAAAATGAACGATGGAACCTGCGAATGGGGCGAAGGATTGTGAAGGGCAGTAGAACCGAAGCCATCGGGAATAGTAGTAGGGTGGTAGAGCGTCCACGGTTAGCTGCTACGGCAGAGTGCCGCTAGCAAAGAATAGAATAATGGAATAATTGCAGTAAAATTGAAATGCTCCAGAATGTACCAGGCGCCCACCGGCGAAAACCGTAATACACGGCCACACGTAGAAGGGAAGAcgggagagagacagagatagaaaagagatagagagatagagagatagaggcagagagatatatatatatatatatatatatatatatatatatatatatatatatatatatatatatatatatatatatatatatatatatatatatatatatatatatatatatatatatatatatatatatatatatatatatatatatatatatatatatatagagagagagagagagagagagagagagagagagagaaagaataaatagaaaacaagAGGTGGTAACGCAAGGTGACGATGGTCAACCCGTTGCGCGTTGGTAATGTGCGTGCCGCGCGtcgaagaaaacgaaaaagaaagaaaatgaaatcgTGTGAAAATAGGTCAATAACATAAGCGACACAGTGCAGTCCCAGACCCAGACCCAACAATGGGGCAGAgaagacacacgcacacacacacaaacacagggaCCACGAAGACGCGCAAAAACGATGCGCGAAGATGAAGATGCCCCCTCTCCCGTTCCCATACCCCTATCAGGACGTCGCACAAAAAAGGGTCTGCGCTTTGCCGCTTTGCCACGTTTGCCCCGGGGCGTCGAAATTATCGGCCGGTCGAAAGCGACACAACCTGCCCTACTGGccctcacaaaaaaaaataaaaaatagaaacggAGGGGATGGGCTACAGAATGTCGTTTTTATTTCGCCGCTTTTTACGGCCCTCCCCGGAGAAAGCTGCTCCTAGCGGGGAGGGAACGGGGAGATTTCGCGACTTTCCCAATATGTGTGCAGGGAATGAGAAAAGGAGGTGGGGGAAGGGGGTAGGGAAGATAAGCCGAATGCAGAAAAGGAAGCTGTCGGAGCGCCAAAAATGGTCTGTATTTTGGGGTTTTGCGCGtgcatgtgtctgtgtgtgtggccacTGGTGGCTAATTGGCCATACACTTGACTAGGAGGGATAGGGTAAGGTAGGGGAAGgcggggcaaaatggcacTGTTAAGGTTTTTGCTCTGTATCCCATTGTGAGATCACTTGTCACTGATGTTTGACGGCAATCGATGCTTTAACAGCTTAtttatcaaatcaaattaGGAGTTGACATACTACCAACAAATATGAATATCTAATATGAAACTCAAAAATGAACATCAAAAATCGTAAAAATGTATTGTGCTGGTTAAAATGGTCTTGCTAAGGGTCCAAAAGGTCATATAccaaatgtcaaaacaaaccgAACCAAAAGGTGCAAAATGGATCATAAGATTGCACTTAAGGCATTGGATTAGGCTCTGTCATCTTGGTAGAATTCTAGGTAATGTATTCTAGGTAGAATTCTATCTAGGTAAGGGTAAAGATTACAAAACTTAATCTCAATTTCAGTGTTTCGTTAAAAGAAGTAATTAATTGCTggaatttttaataattcacCTGTTGCCAGTAATTTTTCTTGTCGATAGAGCATACAAATACCACAGTTTTGTTtatgtaaaacaaatatattgtAGCGACTTTAGCTTACACCACAGCCTCATCATTTTGATCCTGTCAATTTTGCCCTAAGCGAAAGATTTTACCgatttgaactttaaaaactatacattaaattacattttactCGTAAATCATAGTTAAATGTCACGTTACTCGATACTTTTTCATCTCTAGTTATTttctaaaatttcaaaaaagcttttttttgaaACGGTCATTGTTCTGACCAAatatttcttaaattattcttttttttaaacaaaattcgGTAATTAAACGTTCATGGTTTGATTGAAACAttgtatttgatgtttttcaatCATTCAGGATTATTCTATTCTTACAATCGAGATATCTCGACATCGAGATAAATATTGCTAAGGGAAAACGGTTTACATTGAAACTAAACTATCCCGCCCCTAATAACGGTTTGGAGGTTTCTATAGTAATATGTCAAGTAGTCCATGTAAGCACTTTTGGATTCTAAAGTCGATTTAAGCCAGCAATTCTCGACATCAAAATCCTAGCGGGAAATGAATCGAAAGCGATATTTTGGCAGATTTTAAGTAAACTCGTGCAGTTCTCTGGAAAATTGAGTACTGGTAATTTTAAGATCAATCTaatgaaattattgaaatgccaaaaacaaaaaaaaacttggtgaaccaaaattgaaaaaaaggatatttaaaaaaatgataagaATAGATTATTTAATTCAAATAGCCAGTAAGaaatttgttacatttttgctTAAGTTCAAATCCTatgagagttttttttaaatcatcttCCATAATTGGGTTCGGCGATTTGATGCCAACTGCGATTTCGGACCGAAATTCCGACTGATTTTCCCTAAAAGAGCAATCCAATTTCAAATAGAATCCAGAATCCAATTTCCAATAGAATCCAATAGAAGCAATCGAGTCCAATAGAATAAGCCTGATTAACTATCATTTTGAATGTGTTAAGTTGCCAATAATGAAAGTAACGATTTCGCCCCACCTAACCATTTTGCTCCGTGTTCCCCTACACGTGCGTAAGGATGGCGCTTGTCAAAAGGCGTTCGCTGCTCGCAGCCGTTTATCAACGTGGGTGGTTTTTGGGTCGTTgtacaaccacaaaaaaatgaGATGAAGAgttcaaataagagaaaaATAGAGATGAAGATGATGGGTTGGTACTGCCGCCAGATGCCACACTTGCCACATTACCTCCACGAGCTACATCTGTTACCAGTTCGGAACGATCTGCCAGTAGAACCATCCGAGACAAGAGATTTCTCCTTGTTAGTGGTCGGGTGCTAATTGTCTCGTTCCATGTGCATCTGCCGGTATTGCAACGGCCTCATCATGTAGCAGTTTAAACAGGGATTGCAGTTAAAACTACGCGTGCGCTTCTTACCCGGTATCCATCCATCGCCACTCCATCCTGTCCCCAATCAGTTGAATCAGAAGTACGAGAGCCCAAACGACTTCCCGACCGAATGCCCCAAAAGCAACCCAAAACGCTTTCTCTTCGCCCGGGACACCAATGATTTAGTAGctatcgcgcgcgcgcgagaagAACCCTTCCAATGGTCGGGATATGAACTGCTGTTAATTTACATACCATCACTCACTCTATTAGCGGTTCATAAACCTCTTGCCCATTTGACCGTTTCCGGTCccgtgcggctgctgctgctcggtgctGTTCGGATGGTTGGGActgtaaataaaacaacagcaTCCATCCCTTTTTTTGAGGTCACCGCATCGTTCGCGTATCGGGAATCAATCGAAATCCCGCCCCGATACAACTTCGACCCATGTCACTGGGCCACTTCCCCATTCCGCTAGGAGACGTCTCGAGAATGCCGTTCCCAAAACACCGCCCCAAAACAACCCAATCCCAGGAAACAGTCCCCAACACACACCCAAAGCAGCTTCATCGACAGGTTCGACAGGCGCGCTCCTTACCCCCTCGGGGCAACCTTGGGCATCAGCAACGCCAGACCAAACAGagcaacgaaacaaaaaaaatcgggCCATGCGCGCACGTACAATTCGGCACATTTGATAGCTTGGGGCACTAAAGCCCCGCCACCACCCAGAAATGAAGAGAGGGAGGGCACAAAAAATACACCGGGAGAAGCTAGATAACGCGGGCGAAAGCTATCATTCGGCCATGCCCCAATGATCGCTAGGGCAAGCACAGCGCGcacatgtgcgtgtgtgtgtgtgatgggtcGAGCGGcattttcttcatcttttcctttccaaccggcggcgacggcggccgctgccgcttctgctgctgctgctgctgtgtccgCTTGTTGTGTTGTCCGTCCGTCATATCGCTTTCCCCTTAAAGCTTGTCAACCGAGCCCGGGCTCCAAGTGTGGGCCAACGCGACTAACCGGGCCACCGACATAGCATCATAAACCGTCCGCCCCGGTCACCTGGTGCTGGTGCCTACCGCTCTCGCACTTTCTCGCGGGCCCGGTCGGTAGGCTGCTTGCACGACGGGAAGGGTCCGGTTTGCCCTGAAGCGGTGGCAAAAAGTGAGAGgaacacgacacacacacacacacacacacaccaacattGCCAACGACCAGAAGAACAAGCGCGGTCGCTTCTGCTTTGGAGGATGCTTTTCGAAAGTGGCGAAGCAGCACCACACCGTTCGGGTTTGAAAAGAAAGTGGACAAcattgcgcgcgcgcgcactaaAGAAGGTTCCCCCCGACTACCTCTTCTACTCTCCTTCTATAATCTGCGACCCAAGAGCCATCCCTTTCTCGCCCTTCCCACAGCAAAACCGGTGGCGTTTGCTGCGGATCTGCTGCGCCAAGCGGCCTCAACTGCCAAGAAAGCGCACACAGAAGGGTTGAGAGGAGGGAAGCAGGGGGTGTGGGAGACCCGAAAGTAAAGCACATTTATTGCAGGGAATTTGGTCTTCAGACCGCTGACCTAGACGAGGCATTGAGAAAAAGTATCCACATCTTGCCCCCTCAGAAAGAATGATAAGagatttgaacccatgaccgGAAGTGTATCAGCACCGTGCGCTTCCCACTACGCTACAAATGGGCACCAATTAGCTAGAAGTTAAAATGGCACCATGTTCAACGCGTTTGGAATTAGAATTTTGGAGAGAGCATTGTCCTTCAGACAATCTGGGTGAGGTATTGAAGCTGATGTGCCAGTTTGTTCCTCTCATTGAAATTCGTAGCTATATTATTCTTCAACACATATTGTACCCAATTCAGAGAACAATCAAATCACGTTCGAAGCAGCTCTACCATCTTTCTCAAATCTCAGAATCTTTTCGAGCCGATTTCGTGGAACTTGTTCTGAATGTTGTTGAttgagtgggtgtgtgtgtgtgtgtatgtgtgtttttttaatctatTTTTCACGCTCGCTCGAATATTTCTCCTAGCTACAATGAACCAATCTTTGCATATACCCTGTAATGAACAACGCTGCCAGAATAATAAGAAAACAACCAGAAAGATCCATAAAAGCACTCGCGGTTAGTACCTTACTTGTAGCGGGCAGGCACCAAGTTGGTTGCGGGATTGATAACAAGCAGGAGGGCAAGCCGGGAATGGAAGTTACTCTGTTGTTACAGTTGGGTAGTCCCTCTGCCCACAGCGATTGCGATTAAGCGATGAATTCAGGTGAATAAAAAGGGTAGATAAGATGAGGGTGGTTCGTGTagatggtgatggtgtgagCGTTTGTTAagaacatcaaacaaaatgggggggaggggcggGAGATTTTTTACTCTCCCTAAAATGGTATGCACTTATATGCACGCCACCTACCTGCAGTATTCCTATCAGTAACGTGGAGTAAAATAATCTCGTCAGCCGCATGCTCAATCTTTGTCTGTGGTGCCGCTGTAAGGAGAAGAGAATGCAGAAAGGTTAGAATTGGCAATGCTCGGGAAGGTCGGGGCACTGGGTCTTGTTAGTTTATTTTCCTtgcaaacaaagaaacaaccaaacacagtcgctgttgtttgtttatcgCTAGAGAGTCTTTCGTTACGCACAATGGGGGAATATGATTAAATATTTGAACGCAAGTAGTTTGTGTGCGAGAAGCAAATTAACCGTCCTCGTGCGTAAGTTTAGCAAGCAAGCGAgcaatttgtttgtgttttttttttctttcgtagcTGGCCATAAACTTGCCCCTTCGTtatttgtctgtttgtgtcaagcgtgtatgtttgtgtgtgtgtgtttttttaaccaaaaatTTAGCACAAGCTCCAATCATTAAGAACAGCCGAAAGCAACGCGCCTTAGAGGAGAAGCATCAGCATCGACCTCCAATGGAAAAGATTTTGCGCTCGCACTGCAACAGCAACGGCGCACACTTGTGTAAACGGGGCATCGTCGGCGAAACGGTGCGTCTGCCGTCTTGTCGTCTCGCAAGTGTTTCGCTCTCCCGCTTGTACTGTCAGACAGAATAGCTAAAAACAGACCTGTCAGACGAATTGCAGTATCCACACGCCTCACACCGTCTTCCACCGACTTCCAGGCGCTTTCCAGTCGTCTTAAGACTGCTGGCTAGACATTCGCTAGTGCGCTACAAACCTCGGCGGCTACGGTAATTTGTCTGTGGGCTTGGTGAGCGAAGGAGCCGAACAATGCAATGTAATGTAACGATTCTCCATGGCGGGAATGACGTTTCTGCATACAATCCGCTCGAAGCTACTGGACGCACTCCGCCCGGGACTAAACAAATCATGacgattttaattttatgacTCCCTTTATTTACCATTTCAATGACACATTGTTTGCAACGGGCAAACAACGGCCTGCTACTTTCGATCGATATTTGCCGGTCCGGTACGGGGCAAACACCATCGACAGCATCCCGAGCGCTTTTGCCGGGAGGCAAGAGTCATCGCATCGTCATCGAGCTGCTGGGCTGCACGCTAATCGGGAGCTAATCGATTATTCATGGTAccgttgcgtttttttttttgtttctggcGGGTGAAgcgcggtgctgctgcttgttgtttgCCCGCCCAATTGGAGGGAAATGAATTTACATAAATGGAAAGAGCGGGTTCCCAatatctctctctatttctctctctctctctctctctatctttcgctctctctctctctctttctctccctctctctctctctctgccgtTTTATGGCAGGATGGGTTGCACTCATAGATACACTGCTACCTGCAGTGGAGTGAGCATCAGTTCATCTGCATCGGACTGCAGGCTATTCGCTCGTATTTATGGCGATCAGTAAAAAGATGCAGATCAGTAAAGACAATAAGGATGCAACAGTTAACATTGACACTGGCCATGTATTTATC from Anopheles coluzzii chromosome X, AcolN3, whole genome shotgun sequence includes:
- the LOC125907769 gene encoding autotransporter adhesin BpaC-like isoform X19, which codes for MDRYLLSCLLLVCMVLAYPSEIAAQRSRVCFAQSGDYTTATSIGFCSHAVYIALNPTSKAFVGILNPANDADDLLGGIRKFANLKKTYPYVDLYMGVLGSISAGNILWLNQQASRKTFIDLLITKMASYPEMSGVYLDFDGLTNLYQNWYALFVAELNTALTAKNLKLITALPWDASASGDIYYSSTLSTLPFNVIKTHEEMYSAVATTTTRPISPLFSLAAPFNDETKTIYNNVFRWVLKGFLTTQLVVSLPMYSLKFTTSGGSQFGSAMTAVTKDTYCNALLFGSKNTLGAPQAGEGFAYSTSTFYTYNTPASLVDKLQFVIATNMGGVGVYSLDQAGSQNAEMLRQVTSVLAPTPPASVSYPPVGDAMCGVPVTFPAPLTTTTVATTTAAVTTTAAATTTAAATTTAAATTTAAATTTAAATTTAAATTTAAATTTAAAASTTAAAGSTTAAGGSTTAAGGSTTATGGSTTAAGGSTTVAGGSTTAAGGSTTAAGGSTTAAGGSTTAAGGSTTAAGGSTTAAGGSTTVAGGSTTVAGGSTTAAGGSTTAAGGSTTAAGGSTTAAGGSTTAAGGSTTAAGGSTTAAGGSTTAAGGSTTAAGGSTTAAGGSTTVAGGSTTAAGGSTTAAGGSTTAAGGSTTAAGGSTTAAGGSTTTAGGSTTAAGGSTTAAGGSTTAAGGSTTAAGGSTTAAGGSTTAAGGSTTAAGGSTTAAGGSTTAAGGSTTAAGGSTTAAGGSTTAAGGSTTAAGGSTTAAGGSTTAAGGSTTAAGGSTTAAGGSTTAAGGSTTAAGGSTTAAGGSTTPSNSASSTTPSTGASSTTPSTAGTTIAASPATCNITVKEDYGTLVAEYCTNLKAIASYMQGATCGVVA
- the LOC125907769 gene encoding autotransporter adhesin BpaC-like isoform X50 translates to MDRYLLSCLLLVCMVLAYPSEIAAQRSRVCFAQSGDYTTATSIGFCSHAVYIALNPTSKAFVGILNPANDADDLLGGIRKFANLKKTYPYVDLYMGVLGSISAGNILWLNQQASRKTFIDLLITKMASYPEMSGVYLDFDGLTNLYQNWYALFVAELNTALTAKNLKLITALPWDASASGDIYYSSTLSTLPFNVIKTHEEMYSAVATTTTRPISPLFSLAAPFNDETKTIYNNVFRWVLKGFLTTQLVVSLPMYSLKFTTSGGSQFGSAMTAVTKDTYCNALLFGSKNTLGAPQAGEGFAYSTSTFYTYNTPASLVDKLQFVIATNMGGVGVYSLDQAGSQNAEMLRQVTSVLAPTPPASVSYPPVGDAMCGVPVTFPAPLTTTTVATTTAAVTTTAAATTTAAATTTAAATTTAAATTTAAATTTAAATTTAAATTTAAAASTTAAAGSTTAAGGSTTAAGGSTTATGGSTTAAGGSTTVAGGSTTAAGGSTTAAGGSTTAAGGSTTAAGGSTTAAGGSTTAAGGSTTVAGGSTTVAGGSTTAAGGSTTAAGGSTIAAGGSTTAAGGSTTAAGGSTTAAGGSTTAAGGSTTAAGGSTTAAGGSTTAAGGSTTAAGGSTTAAGGSTTAAGGSTTAAGGSTTAAGGSTTAAGGSTTAAGGSTTAAGGSTTAAGGSTTAAGGSTTPSNSASSTTPSTGASSTTPSTAGTTIAASPATCNITVKEDYGTLVAEYCTNLKAIASYMQGATCGVVA
- the LOC125907769 gene encoding autotransporter adhesin BpaC-like isoform X37; amino-acid sequence: MDRYLLSCLLLVCMVLAYPSEIAAQRSRVCFAQSGDYTTATSIGFCSHAVYIALNPTSKAFVGILNPANDADDLLGGIRKFANLKKTYPYVDLYMGVLGSISAGNILWLNQQASRKTFIDLLITKMASYPEMSGVYLDFDGLTNLYQNWYALFVAELNTALTAKNLKLITALPWDASASGDIYYSSTLSTLPFNVIKTHEEMYSAVATTTTRPISPLFSLAAPFNDETKTIYNNVFRWVLKGFLTTQLVVSLPMYSLKFTTSGGSQFGSAMTAVTKDTYCNALLFGSKNTLGAPQAGEGFAYSTSTFYTYNTPASLVDKLQFVIATNMGGVGVYSLDQAGSQNAEMLRQVTSVLAPTPPASVSYPPVGDAMCGVPVTFPAPLTTTTVATTTAAVTTTAAATTTAAATTTAAATTTAAATTTAAATTTAAATTTAAATTTAAAASTTAAAGSTTAAGGSTTAAGGSTTATGGSTTAAGGSTTVAGGSTTAAGGSTTAAGGSTTAAGGSTTAAGGSTTAAGGSTTAAGGSTTVAGGSTTVAGGSTTAAGGSTTAAGGSTIAAGGSTTAAGGSTTAAGGSTTAAGGSTTAAGGSTTAAGGSTTAAGGSTTAAGGSTTAAGGSTTAAGGSITAAGGSTTAAGGSTTAAGGSTTAAGGSTTAAGGSTTAAGGSTTAAGGSTTVAGGSTTAAGGSTTAAGGSTTAAGGSTTAAGGSTTAAGGSTTAAGGSTTAAGGSTTAAGGSTTAAGGSTTAAGGSTTAAGGSTTPSNSASSTTPSTGASSTTPSTAGTTIAASPATCNITVKEDYGTLVAEYCTNLKAIASYMQGATCGVVA
- the LOC125907769 gene encoding autotransporter adhesin BpaC-like isoform X16, encoding MDRYLLSCLLLVCMVLAYPSEIAAQRSRVCFAQSGDYTTATSIGFCSHAVYIALNPTSKAFVGILNPANDADDLLGGIRKFANLKKTYPYVDLYMGVLGSISAGNILWLNQQASRKTFIDLLITKMASYPEMSGVYLDFDGLTNLYQNWYALFVAELNTALTAKNLKLITALPWDASASGDIYYSSTLSTLPFNVIKTHEEMYSAVATTTTRPISPLFSLAAPFNDETKTIYNNVFRWVLKGFLTTQLVVSLPMYSLKFTTSGGSQFGSAMTAVTKDTYCNALLFGSKNTLGAPQAGEGFAYSTSTFYTYNTPASLVDKLQFVIATNMGGVGVYSLDQAGSQNAEMLRQVTSVLAPTPPASVSYPPVGDAMCGVPVTFPAPLTTTTVATTTAAVTTTAAATTTAAATTTAAATTTAAATTTAAATTTAAATTTAAATTTAAAASTTAAAGSTTAAGGSTTAAGGSTTATGGSTTAAGGSTTVAGGSTTAAGGSTTAAGGSTTAAGGSTTAAGGSTTAAGGSTTAAGGSTTVAGGSTTVAGGSTTAAGGSTTAAGGSTIAAGGSTTAAGGSTTAAGGSTTAAGGSTTAAGGSTTAAGGSTTAAGGSTTAAGGSTTAAGGSTTAAGGSTTVAGGSTTAAGGSTTAAGGSTTAAGGSTTAAGGSTTAAGGSTTTAGGSTTAAGGSTTAAGGSTTAAGGSTTAAGGSTTAAGGSTTAAGGSTTAAGGSTTAAGGSTTAAGGSTTAAGGSTTAAGGSTTAAGGSTTAAGGSTTAAGGSTTAAGGSTTAAGGSTTAAGGSTTAAGGSTTAAGGSTTAAGGSTTPSNSASSTTPSTGASSTTPSTAGTTIAASPATCNITVKEDYGTLVAEYCTNLKAIASYMQGATCGVVA